The following coding sequences lie in one Pontibacter sp. G13 genomic window:
- a CDS encoding transglycosylase SLT domain-containing protein produces MRNLLFTCLLACIATVQTHAQHSAAFASTSTATISTNGATPDIEESSPQIEEQLDGLGQSFNFPNPSSSLYDTLLLNTHDFSAHDIPSYTAEVTQTRMYELPTVIQMDYNVYVQYYIDVYAVKKRDLTSKMLGLKRVYFPLFEEQLDRMGMPMELKYLAVVESALNPHARSRVGATGLWQFMLSTGKLYGLKVNSYVDERKDPYKSTVAALKYLKNAYEEFGDWHLAIASYNCGAGNVRKAIRRSGGKKNFWAIRRYLPRETRGYVPAFLAATYVFEYASEHNIYPMYVDFDLNQDTLHIRNMDITLKELSDFTRSDINALKSLNPELKLDRIPYSSKTYVLRVPTEVAEFYAANQQAVYAKFGKKRVTAPPVVDQSYDRYNGYPPRSGAKLVYHTVRSGEVVGAIAERYGVSARQVSAWNNLRRYRIRVGQRLKIYTTKKGSSSSSRTSSASTTSTNVKGGSYHTVRSGDTLWEIAKRYGTSVEKIKRLNSGMSSKLKIGQKIRIK; encoded by the coding sequence ATGAGGAATCTGCTGTTTACCTGTTTGTTGGCTTGCATCGCCACTGTCCAGACGCATGCCCAACATTCTGCTGCTTTTGCTTCCACAAGCACGGCAACCATTTCAACCAACGGGGCTACCCCCGACATCGAAGAATCGTCTCCACAGATCGAGGAGCAACTAGACGGGCTGGGCCAAAGCTTCAATTTCCCCAATCCTTCTTCTTCGCTCTACGACACCCTGCTGCTGAATACCCACGACTTCAGCGCGCACGACATTCCTTCCTACACAGCGGAAGTCACGCAAACGCGGATGTACGAGCTCCCCACGGTCATCCAGATGGATTACAACGTCTATGTCCAATACTATATCGACGTCTACGCGGTCAAAAAACGGGACTTGACCTCGAAGATGCTCGGACTCAAGCGGGTATATTTCCCGCTGTTCGAAGAGCAATTGGACCGAATGGGCATGCCCATGGAACTGAAGTATCTCGCAGTGGTCGAGAGTGCCCTGAATCCCCATGCACGTTCTCGAGTAGGCGCGACGGGACTCTGGCAGTTTATGCTCAGCACCGGAAAACTGTATGGATTGAAAGTGAACTCCTACGTGGATGAGCGCAAGGACCCGTACAAATCCACGGTGGCAGCCCTCAAGTATCTCAAAAACGCTTACGAGGAATTCGGCGATTGGCACTTGGCCATTGCGTCCTACAACTGTGGCGCAGGAAATGTCCGCAAGGCCATCCGTCGTTCTGGCGGCAAGAAGAATTTCTGGGCCATTCGTCGCTACCTTCCGCGTGAGACCCGTGGGTATGTGCCGGCATTCTTGGCGGCTACCTATGTGTTCGAGTATGCTTCCGAGCACAACATCTACCCCATGTACGTGGATTTCGACCTGAATCAGGACACCCTCCACATCCGCAACATGGACATCACGCTCAAGGAACTGTCGGACTTCACCCGGAGCGATATCAATGCGCTCAAGTCCCTCAATCCGGAGTTGAAGCTGGATCGCATTCCCTACTCCTCCAAGACTTACGTGCTTCGCGTGCCAACGGAGGTAGCTGAATTTTATGCCGCCAATCAGCAGGCCGTATACGCCAAATTTGGCAAAAAACGCGTAACCGCTCCCCCAGTCGTAGATCAGTCCTATGATCGATACAATGGCTATCCGCCGCGTTCTGGTGCCAAATTGGTCTATCACACAGTCCGGTCCGGAGAAGTCGTAGGCGCCATCGCCGAACGATATGGCGTGTCTGCCCGTCAGGTATCCGCCTGGAACAACCTGCGTCGCTACCGCATCCGTGTGGGACAGCGCCTGAAGATTTACACCACCAAAAAGGGAAGCTCTTCCTCCAGCAGAACGTCTTCCGCATCCACGACTTCCACCAATGTGAAAGGCGGAAGCTATCACACAGTACGTTCAGGAGATACCCTCTGGGAAATCGCCAAACGCTACGGCACATCAGTTGAAAAGATCAAGCGGCTGAATTCCGGCATGAGTTCCAAGCTCAAAATCGGCCAGAAGATCCGCATCAAATAG
- a CDS encoding rhomboid family intramembrane serine protease encodes MKLQYNAPVVLTFTLICSAVLLLDPITGDNLIKDFFTVYPEFNLAKPAWYLRLFTHVIGHGNWEHLVGNFTFILLLGPILEEKYGSRDLLLMIVVTSFVTGILQVLVFDQALLGASGIVFMMILLSSITNFQGGIPITFVLVVILFLGKEVVNSFGTDNVSQFAHIIGGILGGIFGFVLEDQKLKGRKKKDSKPLTSA; translated from the coding sequence ATGAAACTTCAGTATAATGCTCCGGTCGTGCTGACCTTTACCTTGATCTGTTCAGCTGTCCTGTTACTTGACCCGATCACGGGAGACAACCTCATCAAGGATTTCTTTACGGTATATCCAGAGTTTAACCTCGCAAAACCAGCTTGGTACCTACGACTGTTTACGCATGTAATCGGGCACGGAAACTGGGAACACCTGGTCGGTAACTTTACCTTCATCCTCCTTTTGGGACCGATCTTGGAGGAGAAATATGGTTCTCGGGACCTGCTGCTGATGATTGTGGTGACCTCATTTGTAACAGGTATCCTACAAGTACTCGTTTTCGATCAGGCACTTCTCGGAGCGAGTGGAATCGTTTTCATGATGATCCTGCTGAGTAGTATCACCAATTTTCAGGGAGGAATCCCGATCACGTTTGTGCTGGTGGTGATCCTCTTCTTGGGAAAAGAAGTGGTGAATTCCTTCGGGACTGACAATGTCTCCCAGTTCGCCCACATTATCGGCGGAATCTTGGGCGGTATATTCGGTTTTGTCCTCGAAGACCAAAAACTGAAAGGTCGAAAGAAAAAAGATAGCAAGCCGCTGACCTCAGCGTAA
- a CDS encoding AEC family transporter, with amino-acid sequence MDQFFLLIFCLGAGILLQRIPGFPKDAHRGINGFLIYLSLPAITLRFISTLQFDWSHTYPIAMGWLVFLGALIFFPLVGRLFGWDQRTIGCLILCCGFSNTSFVGFPILENFYGEAGLSIGVLCDQPGTFLPLSTFGIAIASYFSSKSGRVRDWLLKPFTFPPFLAFLLGVVINLCGWAIPQTFMPTLEIIGNTMTPLALVAVGLQLKITKGTASPWPFGMGLVYKLFLAPLLIMGLYVGIIGLEGLSANVSIIESAMPPMVVASIIAIEYDLNPRLASLLVGIGIPISLLTVYSWYLLI; translated from the coding sequence ATGGATCAATTTTTCCTGCTCATCTTCTGCCTCGGGGCAGGAATCCTGCTACAGCGAATCCCCGGATTCCCCAAGGACGCCCACCGCGGAATCAATGGGTTTTTGATATATCTCTCCCTCCCGGCCATTACGCTCAGGTTCATTTCCACCCTGCAATTCGATTGGAGCCACACCTACCCCATCGCCATGGGCTGGCTGGTGTTTCTGGGCGCGCTGATCTTCTTTCCGTTGGTGGGTCGGCTGTTTGGATGGGATCAACGCACCATTGGCTGCCTGATACTTTGCTGCGGATTCAGCAATACCTCCTTCGTCGGGTTTCCCATCTTGGAAAACTTCTATGGCGAGGCGGGCCTCTCCATCGGCGTGCTCTGCGATCAGCCCGGGACTTTCCTGCCGCTTTCCACGTTTGGGATTGCCATTGCAAGCTATTTTTCCTCCAAATCAGGGAGGGTTCGGGACTGGCTGCTCAAGCCGTTTACCTTTCCTCCTTTTCTGGCTTTTCTGCTGGGTGTGGTCATCAATCTCTGTGGCTGGGCCATTCCCCAAACGTTCATGCCAACGCTTGAAATCATCGGCAATACCATGACTCCATTGGCACTGGTGGCCGTCGGATTGCAGCTCAAAATCACCAAAGGAACGGCTTCCCCTTGGCCATTTGGAATGGGCTTGGTCTACAAACTGTTTTTGGCGCCACTCCTGATCATGGGGCTTTATGTGGGAATCATCGGATTGGAAGGACTTTCTGCGAATGTATCGATCATCGAATCCGCCATGCCTCCGATGGTGGTGGCTAGCATTATCGCCATCGAATATGACCTGAACCCAAGGTTGGCGAGTCTACTGGTGGGCATAGGAATCCCGATTTCCCTCCTCACGGTGTATAGTTGGTATCTGCTGATTTAG
- a CDS encoding twin-arginine translocase TatA/TatE family subunit has protein sequence MQFLFIGGLGGPEVLLILLAILLLFGAKKIPELARGLGKGIREFKDASREIRRDIEDAASVDEPSRLDNNKS, from the coding sequence ATGCAATTTCTTTTCATCGGTGGTCTAGGAGGTCCTGAGGTTCTCTTGATCCTATTGGCGATCTTGTTGTTGTTTGGTGCCAAAAAGATTCCCGAACTCGCCCGTGGGCTCGGCAAGGGTATTCGCGAATTCAAGGATGCTTCCCGTGAGATCCGTCGCGACATCGAGGATGCTGCCTCCGTGGACGAGCCTTCTCGACTAGACAACAACAAATCCTAG
- the gatA gene encoding Asp-tRNA(Asn)/Glu-tRNA(Gln) amidotransferase subunit GatA, producing the protein MKSYKTLADIQRDLSTGSVSCIDLVDLYLGRIEAQPHLNLFIEVFADEARQRAQLIDQKLAEGTAGKLAGLVIGIKDVLCYQGHGLTASSRMLEGFDSMFTGTAVQRLLDEDAIIIGRQNCDEFAMGSSNENSHYGPARNPVDPDRVPGGSSGASAAAVAAGMCHASLGSDTGGSVRQPAAFCGTVGLKPTYGRISRWGLIAYASSFDQIGPLTQSVEDAALLLSVMAGPDGHDQTAASESVEAYETKLSISPKKIGYLKEAWEHPSLSPEIRAQLDTSIAKLEAEGHEVVPVEFELLEYVVPCYYLLTTAEASSNLARYDGVRYGHRSESAQDLSETYLASRNEGFGQEVKRRILLGTFVLSAGYYDAYYTQAMKTRRLLRDGIYKLFQSCDALLLPTTPSTAFRIGEKSEDPIEMYLSDIYTVLANLTGVPAISVPFGTDSQGLPIGVQFMGRPFEESTILGLGQQLAQS; encoded by the coding sequence GTGAAATCTTATAAAACGCTCGCTGACATCCAGCGGGACCTGTCAACCGGATCGGTGTCCTGCATCGATCTGGTTGATTTGTATTTGGGACGCATTGAAGCCCAACCCCATCTCAACCTCTTCATCGAAGTATTCGCAGACGAAGCCCGACAACGCGCACAGCTCATCGACCAAAAATTGGCCGAAGGAACCGCCGGAAAACTCGCAGGCCTCGTCATCGGCATCAAGGACGTCCTCTGCTATCAAGGACATGGCCTGACTGCCTCCTCCCGCATGCTAGAGGGATTCGATTCCATGTTTACCGGTACCGCGGTCCAACGACTGCTCGACGAAGATGCCATCATCATCGGCCGACAAAACTGTGACGAATTTGCGATGGGTTCCTCCAATGAAAATTCCCATTACGGTCCCGCACGAAATCCGGTAGATCCCGATAGGGTTCCCGGTGGATCATCCGGAGCCTCGGCCGCTGCCGTCGCCGCCGGAATGTGCCATGCCTCTTTGGGCTCCGATACTGGAGGCTCAGTTCGACAACCTGCAGCATTTTGTGGAACGGTGGGCCTAAAACCTACCTATGGACGAATCTCACGATGGGGATTGATCGCCTATGCATCTTCCTTTGATCAGATCGGCCCATTGACCCAATCTGTAGAGGATGCCGCCCTATTGCTATCCGTGATGGCAGGACCGGATGGACACGACCAGACAGCCGCTTCCGAATCCGTGGAAGCCTACGAAACGAAGCTGTCCATTTCCCCCAAAAAGATCGGTTATCTCAAGGAAGCCTGGGAGCATCCGAGCCTCTCTCCGGAAATTCGGGCGCAATTGGACACGTCCATCGCAAAACTGGAAGCAGAGGGACACGAAGTCGTACCGGTAGAATTTGAGTTGCTGGAGTATGTGGTGCCTTGCTACTACCTCCTGACCACCGCGGAAGCATCGTCCAACTTGGCGAGATATGATGGCGTGCGATATGGCCATCGATCCGAATCGGCGCAGGATCTGTCGGAAACTTACCTTGCCTCCAGAAATGAAGGGTTTGGACAAGAAGTCAAGCGACGTATATTACTCGGGACTTTTGTGCTCTCCGCAGGATATTATGACGCCTACTATACCCAAGCCATGAAGACCAGAAGGTTGCTTAGGGATGGCATCTACAAATTGTTCCAGTCGTGCGACGCACTATTGCTCCCCACGACTCCCTCCACTGCATTTCGTATTGGGGAAAAATCAGAAGATCCCATCGAGATGTATTTGAGCGACATCTACACGGTGCTGGCCAATTTGACTGGCGTACCAGCAATCTCGGTTCCTTTTGGTACCGACTCGCAAGGTCTTCCCATCGGAGTTCAATTCATGGGACGCCCATTTGAAGAATCCACCATTTTAGGGTTGGGTCAGCAACTTGCCCAATCATAA
- a CDS encoding DUF423 domain-containing protein — protein sequence MDISKWAFVIGSILGLTGVIAGAMGAHALEKVLEPSKMDSFETAVRFQMYHAILLLVLGFLKAQYGGGALNTAIICVIAGIILFSGSIYLLVLTPVKVGIVTPIGGSILIVGWGALVWWAISQA from the coding sequence ATGGATATCAGCAAGTGGGCATTCGTCATCGGGTCTATTTTGGGGCTTACGGGGGTGATTGCGGGCGCGATGGGCGCGCATGCCCTCGAAAAGGTCTTGGAGCCCAGTAAAATGGACAGCTTCGAGACGGCGGTCAGATTCCAGATGTACCATGCGATATTGTTGCTGGTACTTGGATTCCTGAAAGCCCAATACGGCGGAGGGGCGCTCAATACGGCGATCATCTGTGTGATAGCAGGGATCATCCTCTTCTCCGGATCGATTTATCTGTTGGTCCTCACCCCGGTCAAGGTGGGTATCGTGACTCCGATTGGTGGCTCCATCCTGATCGTCGGTTGGGGTGCGCTCGTATGGTGGGCGATCTCGCAGGCCTAG